A genomic segment from Pollutimonas thiosulfatoxidans encodes:
- a CDS encoding TRAP transporter substrate-binding protein, protein MMISTATFPQSGTLRRRILGSLIALGAATSLGTPGTSQAQTELKLGHVGNPGSLFQISADEFAKRANAKLGDKYKIVVFGSSQLGGDKEMLQKLKLGTIDMVVPSTVMSSEVDMFGLFEMPYIVKDRDHMKRIEKEIFWPKIAPAAEEKGLTILAVWENGYRHITNNKNPIVKPADLHGVKLRTPKGKWRIKMFQEYGANPSPMSFSELFSALQTGVMDGQENPLTQIYSAKLQEVQKYLSLSAHVYTPAYVTVGTKRYAKLPADVRKILEDTARENQAYVYEQAAKADEELLGKLKDAGMQVNEVDKDAFIAASKAIYEEFGEEVDGAQELISRAIELGKQ, encoded by the coding sequence ATGATGATATCTACCGCTACATTCCCTCAGTCCGGTACCTTGCGTCGACGTATCTTGGGCTCGCTCATCGCGCTGGGCGCGGCAACATCCTTGGGGACACCAGGTACTTCCCAGGCGCAGACTGAGCTGAAACTTGGCCACGTTGGTAATCCGGGTTCTTTGTTCCAGATAAGCGCCGACGAGTTCGCCAAACGCGCCAACGCAAAATTGGGTGATAAATACAAGATCGTGGTGTTTGGCTCCAGCCAGTTGGGCGGGGACAAGGAAATGCTGCAAAAGCTCAAGCTCGGCACCATAGACATGGTGGTGCCCTCGACGGTGATGTCTTCCGAGGTCGATATGTTCGGTCTTTTCGAGATGCCTTACATCGTCAAGGATCGCGATCATATGAAGCGCATTGAAAAGGAGATTTTCTGGCCCAAGATCGCACCTGCGGCTGAAGAAAAAGGCTTGACGATACTGGCAGTCTGGGAAAACGGCTATCGCCATATCACCAACAACAAAAATCCCATCGTCAAGCCAGCAGACTTGCACGGCGTCAAGCTGCGCACGCCCAAGGGTAAATGGCGCATCAAGATGTTCCAGGAATATGGCGCCAACCCCAGCCCCATGAGCTTTTCAGAGTTGTTCAGCGCCTTGCAGACGGGCGTCATGGACGGCCAAGAGAACCCGCTGACTCAGATTTATTCGGCCAAGCTGCAGGAGGTACAAAAATACCTGTCACTGTCCGCCCACGTATACACGCCAGCGTACGTCACCGTAGGCACCAAGCGTTACGCCAAGCTACCGGCGGACGTGCGCAAGATACTCGAGGATACGGCTCGCGAGAACCAGGCCTACGTCTACGAGCAGGCCGCCAAGGCCGATGAAGAGTTGTTGGGCAAGCTCAAGGACGCAGGCATGCAGGTCAATGAGGTCGACAAGGATGCCTTTATCGCGGCCAGCAAGGCTATCTATGAAGAGTTCGGTGAAGAGGTCGATGGCGCGCAAGAGCTTATCTCGCGCGCGATCGAACTTGGCAAGCAATAG
- a CDS encoding enoyl-CoA hydratase/isomerase family protein, whose translation MSDLILVQHDGPIATVALNRPDKLNAMTRPMWQQLGEAIEQLSTDDAVRCIILRGAGEKSFSPGNDISEFETVRSNKTQAIEYGRLMHSTVQALTQCRHPLVAQIHGICVGGGLEIAALCDIRICGESSRFGAPIKNLGLVMAYQELESIVRLTGPAVALEILLEGRIFGATEAKEKGLVTRVVPDKQVAEQVQESARRIAEGAPLVARWHKKFARRLGDIAPISDAEYDECFDCFDTEDFRIGYAAFLAKQAPAFRGK comes from the coding sequence ATGTCCGACTTAATACTGGTGCAACACGACGGCCCGATCGCCACTGTCGCGCTGAACCGTCCCGACAAGCTCAATGCCATGACACGCCCCATGTGGCAACAGTTGGGAGAGGCGATAGAGCAGTTATCTACTGATGACGCGGTGCGATGCATTATCTTGCGAGGCGCGGGTGAAAAATCATTCTCGCCCGGCAATGACATTTCCGAGTTCGAAACAGTGCGGTCCAACAAGACGCAAGCCATTGAATATGGACGCCTGATGCACAGTACTGTTCAAGCCCTGACGCAATGCAGGCATCCCTTGGTGGCACAGATCCACGGGATCTGCGTGGGTGGCGGCCTGGAGATCGCCGCCCTTTGCGATATTCGTATTTGTGGAGAGTCCAGCCGGTTCGGCGCGCCGATCAAGAACCTTGGGCTGGTGATGGCTTACCAAGAGCTTGAGTCCATTGTGCGGTTGACGGGGCCAGCTGTTGCACTGGAGATACTGCTTGAGGGCAGGATTTTCGGCGCAACGGAGGCTAAGGAAAAAGGCCTGGTGACACGCGTCGTCCCTGACAAGCAGGTTGCCGAGCAGGTGCAGGAATCGGCCCGGCGCATAGCAGAGGGGGCGCCATTGGTGGCGCGCTGGCACAAGAAGTTTGCCCGTCGTCTAGGTGACATCGCGCCGATCTCCGACGCCGAGTACGACGAGTGCTTTGATTGTTTCGATACCGAGGACTTTCGCATCGGTTATGCCGCGTTCCTCGCCAAACAAGCGCCCGCGTTTCGCGGCAAGTAG
- a CDS encoding pyridoxal-phosphate-dependent aminotransferase family protein encodes MLRLSSHPSGRHFLQIPGPTNVPDRVLRAIDNVTIDHRGPEFGELGKAVLAGMQKVFKTDGHVVIYPASGTGAWEAALVNTLSAGDLVLMAETGHFATLWKKMAMELGLRVEFLSGDWRRGVDASAVEARLKSDADHEIKAVCMVHNETATGVTSDVKGVRAVIDRMEHPALLMVDTISSLGSVDYRHDEWGVDVTVAGSQKGLMLPPGLSFNAISAKALAAAEHASLRRSYWDWRPMIASNATGYFPYTPATNLLYGLHEALEMLFNEGLDTVFARHQRHAEATRLAVHGWGLEILCADPNEYSAALTAVIMPEGHSADAFRKIVLDHFNMSLGQGLTKLKDKIFRIGHLGDINDLSLCATLAGIEMGLALAGVPHRKGGVQAAMDYLTQKAEVRSRPAGLG; translated from the coding sequence ATGCTTCGACTCAGTTCGCACCCTTCCGGTCGCCACTTTCTCCAGATCCCGGGTCCGACCAATGTGCCGGATCGCGTGCTGCGCGCCATAGATAATGTCACGATCGACCATCGCGGCCCGGAATTCGGCGAGCTGGGCAAGGCCGTACTCGCTGGCATGCAAAAGGTATTCAAGACCGACGGTCACGTTGTCATCTATCCGGCGTCGGGTACCGGTGCCTGGGAGGCGGCTCTGGTCAACACCTTGTCGGCCGGCGATTTGGTCCTCATGGCCGAGACGGGGCATTTCGCCACCTTGTGGAAGAAAATGGCGATGGAGCTGGGTCTGCGCGTTGAGTTCCTGTCCGGCGACTGGCGGCGTGGCGTTGACGCTTCGGCAGTCGAGGCGCGCCTGAAATCCGACGCGGATCACGAAATCAAGGCGGTGTGCATGGTGCACAACGAAACGGCCACGGGGGTTACCAGCGACGTCAAGGGCGTGCGCGCGGTGATCGACCGAATGGAACATCCGGCCTTACTGATGGTGGACACCATTTCATCATTGGGCTCGGTCGATTACCGCCACGATGAGTGGGGCGTGGACGTGACAGTGGCGGGTTCCCAGAAAGGCCTGATGCTGCCTCCTGGTTTGTCCTTCAATGCAATCAGCGCCAAGGCTCTGGCGGCAGCTGAGCACGCCTCGCTGAGGCGTTCGTACTGGGATTGGCGCCCCATGATCGCCAGTAATGCCACTGGCTATTTTCCGTATACGCCGGCCACTAACTTGCTTTACGGCTTGCATGAAGCCCTGGAGATGCTGTTTAACGAGGGGCTGGACACGGTATTCGCCCGGCACCAGCGCCACGCCGAGGCGACCCGACTAGCGGTGCATGGCTGGGGGTTAGAGATCCTTTGCGCTGACCCGAATGAATACAGTGCGGCGCTCACTGCCGTGATCATGCCCGAAGGGCACAGTGCCGACGCGTTTCGCAAGATCGTTCTGGATCATTTCAATATGTCGCTGGGCCAAGGCCTCACAAAACTCAAGGACAAGATCTTTCGCATTGGGCACCTGGGCGACATCAACGATCTGTCTCTGTGCGCGACGCTTGCCGGCATCGAGATGGGCTTGGCGTTGGCTGGTGTGCCCCACCGGAAAGGTGGCGTGCAGGCTGCGATGGATTATCTGACGCAAAAGGCCGAGGTTCGATCCCGCCCTGCCGGCTTGGGCTGA
- a CDS encoding GntR family transcriptional regulator, translating into MASTSASTLTDDTVDRRTLPAAAAERLRELIIEGELPAGTRLNERALCDRLGVSRTPLREAFRLLASEGLVEIQPNRGARVAALSEKDILESFTVLGGLEALSGELACQHATDEEVAEIRALTFEMQACHARQDLPSYYRVNREIHSRINRAAHNQLLSQVYSTLNQRVQNLRFRSNLNSEKWKRAMGEHIAMVDALARRDGVELGRLMREHLQRKCEAVIEGLAREHNPSGNSPVASIPPH; encoded by the coding sequence ATGGCCAGCACTTCTGCCTCCACCCTTACGGACGACACGGTCGATCGGCGTACACTTCCGGCCGCCGCCGCCGAACGACTACGCGAACTCATCATCGAAGGAGAGCTGCCGGCTGGCACCCGCCTTAACGAACGCGCACTGTGCGATCGCCTCGGTGTCTCTCGCACACCTTTGCGCGAGGCGTTCCGCCTGCTAGCCTCCGAGGGCCTGGTCGAGATTCAACCTAATCGCGGCGCAAGGGTCGCTGCCCTTTCCGAGAAGGACATACTGGAAAGTTTCACGGTATTGGGCGGACTAGAAGCGCTCTCCGGAGAGTTGGCCTGTCAACATGCCACAGATGAAGAGGTTGCCGAAATCCGGGCATTAACGTTCGAGATGCAAGCCTGCCATGCCAGACAGGATCTGCCCTCTTACTATCGGGTCAACCGCGAGATTCACAGCCGCATCAACCGGGCGGCTCACAACCAACTGCTCTCGCAGGTCTACTCCACCCTGAACCAGCGCGTCCAGAATCTGCGGTTTCGTTCCAACCTGAACTCGGAGAAATGGAAGAGAGCCATGGGCGAGCACATCGCCATGGTAGATGCGCTCGCCCGTCGCGACGGGGTCGAACTTGGGCGTTTGATGCGCGAGCATTTACAACGCAAATGCGAGGCGGTGATTGAAGGCCTGGCAAGAGAACATAACCCGAGCGGCAACTCGCCCGTGGCCTCCATTCCTCCTCACTAA
- a CDS encoding amidase family protein produces the protein MSAHGSAPDDIVDEATIEHLQRGLLAREFSCVALVDAYLERMARWDKRGPMLRAVLALNPGARELAADRDAALAAEGRLSGPLHGVVVALKDNCNTTDMPTTGGSLSLEGTVPASDSAVSRKLSDAGAIVLAKTNLHEFALSGTTVSSLGGQTLNPYDLTRTPGGSSGGSGVATTMSFVTVAIGTDTVNSIRSPASANCLVGLRPTRGLISRAGIMPVSETQDTVGPITRTVSDLARVLDVIAGYDPDDPVTARSVGRVPASYCASLNYDALAGKRVGVLRSLSGDEPRHLAVNTAMTGALQVMRDAGAQVLDLHDPCIDAAALLRTGDVQKWEFKQSFEAYLRSLPQSDVRTLGDVLACGGYHKETLHEFLVQANDIDDPEHDSEYLGRLAAHDRLRVRVLELMAEHALDVLAYPLQKCLVVPVGAGGQAERNGILAALTGFPALNMPMGFSKPDDNAPLGVPMGMDLLARPFDEPLLLGLGYAFEQRTRIRKPPLHTLWPD, from the coding sequence ATGTCTGCGCATGGATCGGCACCAGACGATATCGTCGACGAAGCAACCATAGAGCACTTGCAAAGGGGGCTGCTGGCCCGCGAGTTCAGCTGTGTAGCGCTGGTCGATGCGTATCTGGAGCGCATGGCCCGCTGGGATAAAAGGGGGCCCATGCTGCGTGCCGTGCTGGCCTTGAACCCGGGCGCACGCGAGCTTGCCGCCGATCGGGATGCCGCATTGGCTGCAGAGGGCCGGCTTTCAGGCCCACTGCATGGCGTCGTCGTGGCCCTCAAGGACAATTGCAACACGACCGACATGCCAACGACCGGCGGATCGCTTTCATTGGAGGGCACAGTGCCCGCCAGCGACAGTGCCGTGTCGCGAAAACTCAGCGACGCCGGGGCGATCGTGCTGGCTAAAACAAACTTGCACGAGTTCGCCCTGTCCGGCACCACGGTCAGTTCGCTGGGAGGCCAGACCCTTAATCCTTACGACCTCACCCGCACGCCTGGCGGTTCCAGCGGCGGCTCGGGGGTAGCGACGACCATGAGCTTCGTGACGGTGGCCATCGGTACGGACACGGTCAACTCCATACGGTCGCCAGCATCGGCCAATTGTCTGGTTGGGCTGCGACCCACCCGAGGTCTGATCAGTCGCGCTGGAATCATGCCCGTGTCTGAAACGCAGGACACGGTGGGGCCGATCACTCGAACGGTTAGCGATCTCGCGCGTGTCCTGGATGTAATCGCGGGTTACGACCCCGATGATCCAGTCACGGCGCGCTCGGTGGGCCGGGTCCCGGCCTCCTATTGCGCGTCCCTGAACTACGACGCCCTCGCAGGCAAACGTGTGGGTGTCCTGCGCAGCCTGTCAGGAGACGAGCCTCGGCATCTAGCGGTCAACACTGCCATGACTGGGGCCCTGCAGGTCATGCGCGATGCCGGCGCGCAGGTGCTTGATCTCCACGATCCCTGCATTGACGCGGCGGCTTTACTGCGTACGGGCGACGTACAGAAATGGGAGTTCAAGCAGTCGTTCGAGGCCTATCTGCGGTCGTTGCCACAGAGTGATGTGCGGACTTTGGGCGATGTGCTGGCCTGCGGTGGCTACCACAAGGAGACCTTGCATGAGTTCCTGGTACAAGCCAACGATATTGACGATCCCGAGCACGATTCCGAATATCTGGGTCGGCTTGCTGCGCATGATCGCCTGCGGGTTCGCGTGCTTGAACTCATGGCCGAGCACGCGCTTGATGTCTTGGCCTACCCCTTGCAGAAATGTCTGGTTGTGCCCGTAGGCGCCGGTGGCCAAGCAGAGCGCAATGGCATATTGGCCGCCCTGACCGGGTTTCCCGCCCTGAATATGCCTATGGGTTTTTCCAAGCCCGATGACAACGCGCCCCTGGGGGTGCCCATGGGCATGGATTTGCTGGCTCGGCCTTTCGATGAACCTTTGCTGCTTGGGCTGGGATACGCCTTCGAGCAGCGGACTCGCATTCGAAAGCCGCCTTTGCACACCTTATGGCCAGATTGA
- a CDS encoding TRAP transporter small permease, with the protein MHAATPVRHRNPMHRFRHGYGKALEWVVGALMVILAIEVTVGVVFRWTGNSLVWYDETASLLLAWLTFYGSALASVRRAHIGCPEVVDSLGPRGRRSFNIVAQLLVIAFFALLGWMGLVIMPILAGDFLVSLPWVPVNFVHSAIPISAVLILIAEVMHLIDLIRTPDDANTASALSDGLV; encoded by the coding sequence ATGCACGCAGCCACACCTGTACGACACCGCAATCCCATGCATCGCTTTCGCCATGGATACGGCAAGGCGCTGGAGTGGGTAGTGGGCGCGTTGATGGTCATACTGGCTATCGAAGTGACGGTCGGAGTCGTTTTTCGATGGACCGGCAATTCACTGGTCTGGTATGACGAGACGGCATCCCTGTTGTTGGCGTGGCTGACGTTCTATGGTTCCGCCCTCGCTTCGGTGCGTCGGGCCCATATTGGCTGTCCCGAGGTGGTGGACTCTTTGGGGCCACGCGGCCGACGCAGCTTTAATATCGTCGCGCAACTGCTTGTCATTGCCTTTTTTGCTCTGCTGGGGTGGATGGGCCTGGTAATCATGCCCATCCTCGCGGGGGACTTCTTGGTGAGCCTGCCGTGGGTGCCTGTCAATTTTGTGCATTCGGCCATTCCAATTTCGGCGGTGCTGATCTTGATCGCCGAGGTGATGCACCTTATCGATTTGATCCGGACGCCGGATGATGCAAATACGGCGTCGGCCCTGTCCGATGGCCTGGTCTGA
- a CDS encoding TRAP transporter large permease, with amino-acid sequence MIMLALFGAVLLLVLMNVPIAVSLGIVAIVAMVSSQGMDILPNVALVTFNGATNFPLLAIPLFILAGAIMNASGISHRLIAFASSLFGWIRGGLAHVSIGSSLFFAEISGSAVADVAALGSILIPGMKEKGYPAPMAAAVMSSASTLAIIIPPSIPMILYAVMAETSVVQMFVAGIVPGILGAAGLMGVASFLARRYNLPRDEAFSMRRVAHTARQALWAFLLPIIILGGIFGGMVTATEGAALAVVAALVVGLFIYRELNLKELKKAILEGGIQTAIVMLLVATSALLGTYLSEVQAPQALAQAVSDFTSNKWVVLALLNVLFLFLGMFLHSAAAIILVIPVVMPLVNLVGIDPIHFGLVVAINLGIGQQTPPVASVLMVACSIAKASVWEVTRVNVWFIGILLAVLLLVTYVPMTGLVLVEMFYR; translated from the coding sequence ATGATCATGCTAGCCCTGTTCGGTGCCGTGCTGTTGTTGGTTCTTATGAATGTGCCGATCGCCGTGTCGCTGGGCATAGTCGCAATCGTTGCCATGGTGTCCAGCCAGGGCATGGATATTTTGCCCAATGTCGCGCTGGTGACTTTTAATGGCGCGACCAATTTCCCGCTGCTCGCAATCCCGCTTTTCATCCTGGCTGGCGCCATCATGAACGCCTCGGGGATCTCGCACAGGCTCATTGCGTTCGCATCCTCGCTCTTTGGCTGGATACGGGGCGGATTGGCGCATGTGTCCATCGGCTCGTCATTGTTCTTTGCCGAGATCTCCGGCTCGGCAGTGGCCGACGTGGCAGCCCTGGGGTCCATCCTTATCCCGGGCATGAAGGAAAAGGGCTATCCGGCGCCGATGGCGGCGGCCGTCATGTCCTCGGCTTCGACCCTGGCCATTATCATCCCGCCCTCCATTCCCATGATTCTGTATGCGGTGATGGCGGAAACCTCGGTGGTGCAGATGTTCGTGGCCGGTATTGTGCCGGGAATACTGGGCGCGGCAGGGCTGATGGGCGTCGCATCATTCCTTGCTCGTCGCTACAATTTGCCGCGCGACGAGGCGTTCTCGATGCGGCGCGTGGCGCACACCGCGCGCCAGGCCTTGTGGGCGTTTCTGCTGCCCATCATCATTCTGGGAGGCATCTTTGGCGGTATGGTAACCGCTACCGAAGGCGCGGCGCTGGCGGTGGTGGCGGCCCTGGTTGTCGGGCTGTTCATCTATCGTGAGCTCAACCTCAAGGAGCTGAAGAAGGCCATACTCGAAGGGGGCATACAGACCGCCATCGTCATGTTGCTGGTCGCCACCAGCGCCTTGCTGGGCACGTATCTGTCCGAGGTCCAGGCGCCGCAGGCGCTTGCGCAGGCGGTCAGTGATTTCACCTCCAACAAATGGGTGGTGCTGGCGCTCCTCAATGTGTTGTTTTTGTTTCTGGGCATGTTCCTGCATTCGGCCGCGGCCATTATCTTAGTCATTCCCGTGGTGATGCCGCTGGTCAACCTGGTGGGCATAGACCCCATCCATTTCGGACTCGTGGTCGCGATCAACCTCGGCATCGGCCAGCAGACTCCGCCAGTTGCCAGCGTATTGATGGTGGCGTGTTCGATCGCCAAGGCCTCGGTATGGGAAGTCACTCGGGTGAACGTCTGGTTCATCGGCATACTACTCGCCGTGCTGCTGCTGGTGACGTATGTCCCGATGACCGGCTTGGTCTTGGTAGAGATGTTCTATCGCTGA
- a CDS encoding FAD-binding and (Fe-S)-binding domain-containing protein, producing MNAPLPQKVIHPGQQRNELSERLAREVQGDVLFGLGDRGRYATDASIYQVDPIGVLIPKTFDDIRAAASICADLHAPFVARGGGTSQCGQTVGPALVLDNSKYLNRIIDFDRESMTVTVEPGIVLDHLNAWLRPHGVWFPVDVSTSAQCTLGGMAGNNSCGSRSIQYGNMVHNVLSIDALLADGTEGRFGPLSTMPTDGSRMAAIVRRLQEVAAREHDEIARTVPKVLRRVGGYNLDIFNPQSERPYTPDNSPNLAHLLVGSEGTLAITRQLTLQLAPLPTHRMLGVVNFPTFYQAMDMAQHIVKLGPVAVELVDRTMIDLARNNPAFGPTIEQALVGEPQAILLVEFAGAAQDQQATRLRQLVELMSDLGLPNSVVKIPEPAAQQALWSVRKAGLNIMMSMRGDGKPVSFIEDCAVPLEHLAEYTSRLTEVFHKHGTSGTWYAHASVGTLHVRPILDMRTDGATKMRAIAEEASAMVREYKGAFSGEHGDGLARSEWVSWQFGPRLTEAFEDIKDLFDPQGLMNPGKIVRSPKMDDTSLFRFKPTYRVLPIEPALNWSAWNVTGHAATQTTSAPGTGDDPAHGFAKAIEMCNNNGHCRKFDAGTMCPSYRVTQDEQHLTRGRANTLRLAISGQLGPEAFTSDEVRQTLDLCVSCKGCKRECPTGVDMAKMKIEFLYQWQKQHGLRFKDKLIATMPRWAPWAARLPWLFNLRDTLPGAAWLSERWLGLSARRSLPRWRGDTFLGTVHSDHAEDADVVLFADTFNNYLESENARAALSVLEAAGYKVHIARADSQDSQKERPLCCGRTYLSAGLVDEAKTEARRVVQALRPFIARGVPIVGLEPSCLLSLRDEFLVMGLGEDARSLARQSFLFEEFLAREHVAGTLHLSLKPLPQKKALLHGHCHQKAFDAVKPVQTVLQLIPELNVSLIESSCCGMAGSFGYEASHYAVSMQMAELSLLPAVRKAEADTLLVADGTSCRHQIADGTGRQAEHVARVLARALV from the coding sequence ATGAACGCGCCCTTACCCCAAAAAGTCATCCATCCCGGCCAGCAGCGCAACGAACTCTCCGAGCGGCTGGCGCGCGAGGTCCAGGGTGACGTTCTGTTTGGCTTGGGGGATCGCGGCCGCTACGCGACGGACGCCTCAATCTATCAGGTCGATCCGATCGGGGTGTTGATCCCAAAAACCTTTGATGACATACGCGCGGCGGCATCCATCTGTGCCGACTTGCATGCACCTTTCGTGGCGCGTGGCGGAGGAACCTCCCAATGCGGCCAGACCGTGGGGCCGGCGCTTGTCCTGGACAACAGCAAATACCTGAACCGCATCATCGATTTCGATCGTGAGTCCATGACCGTAACGGTAGAGCCGGGCATCGTGCTCGATCATCTCAATGCGTGGCTCAGGCCACACGGCGTCTGGTTCCCTGTGGACGTGAGCACCTCGGCCCAATGCACCTTGGGAGGCATGGCAGGCAATAATTCCTGTGGCTCGCGTTCCATCCAATACGGAAACATGGTGCACAACGTGCTTTCCATCGACGCCCTTCTGGCCGATGGCACAGAGGGCCGGTTCGGCCCCCTGTCGACCATGCCGACCGACGGCTCGCGCATGGCCGCCATCGTGCGCCGCCTGCAGGAAGTCGCCGCGCGCGAGCACGATGAGATCGCCCGAACCGTGCCCAAGGTTCTGCGCCGGGTTGGCGGCTACAACCTCGATATCTTCAATCCTCAAAGTGAACGCCCCTATACGCCGGACAATAGTCCGAACCTGGCGCACCTGCTCGTGGGCAGCGAGGGCACGCTTGCGATTACGCGCCAACTCACACTGCAGCTCGCACCGCTGCCCACGCATAGAATGCTGGGGGTGGTGAATTTCCCGACGTTCTACCAGGCCATGGACATGGCGCAGCACATCGTCAAGCTGGGTCCGGTAGCGGTCGAGCTGGTCGATCGCACCATGATCGACCTGGCGCGCAATAATCCGGCCTTTGGTCCTACCATCGAGCAGGCACTGGTCGGTGAGCCCCAGGCCATCCTGTTGGTCGAATTCGCCGGCGCAGCACAAGACCAACAAGCCACCAGGCTACGGCAACTAGTCGAACTGATGAGTGATCTAGGCCTGCCCAACAGCGTCGTGAAGATCCCCGAACCTGCTGCCCAACAAGCATTATGGTCAGTGCGCAAGGCAGGCCTGAATATCATGATGAGCATGCGTGGGGACGGCAAGCCGGTCTCATTCATCGAGGATTGCGCGGTACCGCTGGAACATCTGGCCGAATACACCAGCCGCCTGACCGAAGTTTTTCATAAGCACGGCACCAGCGGCACCTGGTACGCCCACGCCTCGGTGGGTACCTTGCACGTGCGTCCCATCCTGGACATGCGCACGGACGGCGCGACCAAAATGCGCGCCATCGCCGAGGAGGCCAGCGCCATGGTGCGCGAGTACAAGGGCGCGTTCTCCGGCGAGCATGGCGACGGCCTGGCGCGCAGCGAATGGGTCTCGTGGCAGTTCGGTCCGCGGCTGACAGAGGCCTTCGAAGACATCAAGGATCTGTTCGATCCGCAGGGTCTCATGAATCCCGGCAAGATCGTGCGCAGCCCGAAAATGGACGACACCTCCCTCTTTCGATTCAAACCCACTTACCGGGTCCTGCCTATCGAACCCGCACTGAACTGGTCTGCCTGGAATGTCACCGGCCATGCCGCTACACAAACCACCAGCGCACCAGGCACTGGCGATGATCCCGCCCATGGCTTTGCCAAAGCCATCGAGATGTGCAACAACAACGGCCATTGCCGCAAATTCGACGCTGGCACAATGTGCCCCAGCTACCGAGTCACGCAAGACGAGCAACACCTTACGCGGGGTCGCGCAAACACGCTGCGCCTCGCAATATCTGGGCAACTAGGCCCTGAGGCCTTTACTTCCGACGAGGTACGCCAAACCCTGGATCTCTGTGTCAGTTGCAAGGGGTGCAAGCGCGAGTGTCCCACAGGCGTGGACATGGCCAAAATGAAGATCGAGTTTCTATACCAATGGCAGAAGCAACACGGCCTGCGCTTCAAGGACAAGCTCATCGCCACCATGCCCCGCTGGGCGCCATGGGCGGCGCGTCTGCCGTGGCTATTCAATCTGCGCGACACCTTGCCGGGAGCCGCCTGGCTGTCGGAACGATGGTTGGGCCTGTCCGCTCGCCGCTCGCTGCCGCGGTGGCGAGGCGATACCTTCCTCGGTACGGTGCATTCTGACCATGCAGAGGACGCTGACGTCGTCCTGTTTGCCGATACCTTCAATAACTACCTGGAATCGGAAAACGCCCGCGCCGCGCTAAGCGTGCTGGAGGCCGCAGGCTACAAGGTCCACATTGCGCGCGCCGATTCCCAAGATTCACAGAAAGAACGGCCTCTATGTTGTGGGCGCACTTATTTGTCTGCAGGTCTGGTCGATGAGGCCAAGACAGAAGCCCGACGCGTGGTACAGGCCCTGCGCCCCTTCATCGCCCGGGGGGTTCCCATTGTCGGCCTGGAACCTTCTTGCCTGTTGTCGCTGCGTGATGAGTTCCTGGTCATGGGACTGGGAGAGGACGCGCGCAGTCTCGCGCGCCAGTCTTTCTTGTTCGAGGAATTTCTTGCGCGCGAGCACGTCGCGGGTACGCTGCACTTGTCGCTCAAACCTTTGCCCCAGAAGAAAGCGCTACTGCACGGCCATTGCCACCAAAAGGCCTTCGACGCGGTCAAGCCGGTGCAGACAGTGCTGCAACTTATCCCTGAACTGAATGTGAGTCTGATTGAATCCAGCTGTTGCGGCATGGCGGGCAGCTTTGGCTACGAGGCTTCACACTACGCCGTGTCCATGCAGATGGCCGAACTGTCGTTACTGCCGGCCGTGCGCAAGGCCGAAGCCGATACCTTGCTCGTAGCGGATGGCACCAGTTGTCGCCACCAGATCGCCGACGGAACCGGTCGACAGGCCGAGCACGTCGCCCGCGTGCTGGCGCGCGCGCTGGTCTAA